ccatttttattggggggggaaAGAGACACTTTTGGTATATTTTGGAATGACAGCTCATAGCAGAATACGAATAAGAAATGTCTTACTAGAGTAATCAAAGGATATGAAACAGCAAAACTAGTTTAGGTCAGTTCTCAAACATTGTATAGCACTCACATCTTGATTTGCCAGTGTTGGACTCATGGCATCATATCTCACATACTAAGGAGCAGATGGACAGATCTAGCTGCTACACTAATTAACCATGACAttaaaaaccactgacaggtgatcgTAAATGACGTTTGATTATCTTATCTTATTATAATAgcacctgttaaggggtgggatgtattaggcagcaagagaacagtcagttctcaaaattgatgtgttggaagcaggaaaaatgggcaagcgtaaagatCTGAATGGCAtttacaagggccaaattgtgatggatggatgactgggcctaagcatctccaaaatggcaggtcttgtggggtgttcccggtatgcagtggttagtacttaccaaaagtggtccaaggaaggacaaccggtgaactggcaacagggttaTGGATTCCCAAGAGTCACTGGGGAGCGAAGGCTATCCCGTCTGGTCTGATCCAAAAGAAGGGCTACTGcaacacaaattgctgaaaaagttaatgctggctattctAGAAATGTGTCAGAACACActgcatcacagcttgctgcaTACGGGGCTGCGTAGCCACAGACAAGTCAGAGTGCATATGCTGACCCATCCAACACCAAAAGTGCCTACAATGGGGATTTGAGCATCATCAGAACTGGTCCATGGAGTAGTGTAAGCACGTggactggtctgatgaatcaggttttcttttacagtggtgcttgaaagtttgtgaaccctttagaattttctatatctctgcataaatatgacctaaaacagcatcagattttcacacaagtcctaaaagtagataaagagaacccagttaaacaaatgagacaaaaatattatacttggtcatttatttattgaggaaaatgatccaatattacatatctgtgagtggaaaaagtatgtgaacctttgctttcagtatctggtgtgacccccttgtgcagcaataactgcaactaaacgtttgcggtaactgttgatcagtcctgcacaccggcttggaggaattttagcccattcctccatacagaacagcttcaactctggggtgttggtgggtttcctcacatgaactgcttgcttcaggtccttccacaacattttgattggattaaggtcaggactttgacttggccattccaaaacattaactttattcttctttaaccattctttggtagaacaacttgtgtgcttagggtcattgtcttgctgcatgacccaccttctcttgagattcagttcatggacagatgtcctgacattttcctttagaatttgctggtataattcaggtggcacggtggtgtagtggctagcgctgtcgcctcacagcaagaaggtccaggttcgagccccgtggccggcgagggcctttctgtgcggagtttgcatgttctccccatgtccgcgtgtgtttcctccgggtgctccggtttcccccacagtccaaagacatgcaggttaggttaactggtgactctaaattgaccgtaggtgtgaatgtgagtgtgaatggttgtctgtgtctatgtgtcagccctgtgatgacctggcgacttgtccagggtgtaccccgcctttcgcccgtagtcagctgggataggctccagcttgcctgcgaccctgtagaacaggataaagcgatgagatgaattcagaattcgttgttccatcaatgatggcaagctgtcctggcccagatgcagcaaaacaggcccaaaccatgatactaccaccaccatgtttcacagatggggtaaggttcttatgctggagtgcagtgttttcctttctccaaacataacgcttctcatttaaaccaaaacgttctattttggtctcatccgtccacaaaacatttttccaatagccttctggcttgtccatgtgatgtttagcaaactgcagacgaacagcaatgttctttttggagagcagtggctttctccttgcaaccctgccatgcacaccattgttgttcagtgttctcctgatggtggactcatgaacatgaacattagccaatgtgagagaggccttcaattgcttagaagttaccctgaggtcctttgtgacctcgccgactattacatgccttgctcttggagtgatctttgttggtcgaccactcctggggagggtaacaatggtcttgaatttcctccatttgtacacagtctgtctcactgtggattggtggagtccgaactctttagagatggttttgtaaccttttccagcctgatgagcctcaacaacgcttttttctgaggacctcagaaatctcctttgttcgtgccatgatacacttccatgaacatgtgttgtgaagatcagactttgatagatccctgttctttaaataaaacagggtgcccactcacacctgattgtcatcccattgattgaaaactctaatttcactttccaattaactgctaatcctagaggttcacatacttttgccactcacagatatgtaatattggataattttcctcaataaataaattaccaagtataatttctttttctcatttgtttaactgggttctttttatctacttttaggacttgtgtgaaaattttttgttttaagtcatatttatgcagaaatatagaaaattctaaagggttcacaaactttcaagcaccactgtacatcatgcAGCTGGCCAGGTGCATGTGTTTTGCTTTCCTGGGGaagagatattattattattattattattattattattatgatcaatttttatagcgcctttctcaaaacccaaggtcgctttacaattatagacagaaaacaaacaaacaaccaaaaaaaaaaaagtccaccaaataggggtcaggatgtcattccagtggtgtagcggccacagtcccaccaaaaaggTGCACGaagacaagtcccacaccgccagtacAGCTGCCGTGATgccgccagcaacattgctcgcacaccacgccatggatccacaaagtgagcacagaagcaccgccatgcagagtgctggtgtgtcccaactgcctgcacagctgctgcgacgccaccgagcaacatcactcagaacatcacgccaagcattaaagcacagagcgctggacaaccacaatgttaaaatgagcaacgagctcactgcagtccatagctgggagcacaggcatcacccacagtgaaccaaggcctggagggaaccgacgcccaaaactgggtccggagctacaccacaactggcggacaaaacactcaaacatcaaacaacataaacacacaaaaaaagaaaaaaaaaggagagaaaataaaatcaaaaagctccggtgagaagcggcagccagaatgcgcacgacgtactctcaaccggaaacggaaatggcAGAGATGGCACCattatgcactatgggaagaaggcgaggcagtgtgatgctccgaGCAATGTTCTACTAGAAACATTTGGTACTGACATTCATGTGGCTGTTACTTTGACACATACTACCTACTTAAACATAGTTGCAGACAAATGTCACCCCTTCATGTTAATAGTATTCCCTAcctgcagtggcctctttcagcaggatgatgcgccctgccacactgcaaaaattgttcagggatggtttgaggaacatcagAAAATTTCCCTAGATCTCAGTCCAATCGAGCATCAAGTCCAATCCATGGACGCCTCACCTCACAGCTTACAGGACATAAAGGATTTGCTGCTAACGTCTTGGTGTCGATACCACAGCAcatcttcagaggtcttgtggagtccaagcCTTTATGGGTCAGAGTTGTTGTGGTGGCACAAGGAAGACCTACACAAAATTAGGCTGGTGTTTTAACGTTATGGCTGATTAGTGTATCTGATCTATATGTTCATTTGCTCACACATTTTCTGACTTTGGTTCATCTGAAATAATAAATATAAAGGTTTCTGCACTGGTGGACCTACAACTATAGGTGAAGGGTTAAAGTATTTTATGGAATTCAGATTAAATAGAACACAAagcttgacctggcgacttgtccagggtgtaccccgcctctcgcccatcgtcagctgggataggctccagcttgccttgtcctgtacagggtcgcagcggttacagataatggatggatggatagaacacAAAGCTGCTGGCAAAATACAAATGGGTCCTGTTTCCTGCTTTGTTTTCAAATGACTCACCTGATTCACTCAGACACCAGGACCAGGCACCAGAATCCACTTTTTCTCTTTTAACGGTTCCACACTATTCCACAAAGCATGTGTCCGCGCGCGCTCAGAGAAAGTCCTGTCCTGCACTATTATTTCCTGGGTTTTAGTGTCAGCAAGGCTACATGGTCAAcctttatgtttaaaaaaaaaaatgactaaaaTGAGACAGTCCGTCAATGAcgacgtagctcactccagccctgtctagtccagaaggaacgatctaaagtgagccaccttgcgcaataaatattgcaagctatatacactatatacaaactatatatagaagcgatatctaccctaggaataccgacttatttgctagaaagaatccaaaacagcgaggaattgagagggaagcgatttttttttttgaactgctcatcaaggcttaattagtccataacttcattaataattgtaattaagcaaatctgggtagaagttgtatgcaccctaggtacccctaccttcatgccagaaagaatcaaaatcggtgaagaactgagagagagaagaagcgattttcgtgaaatgtggatgacggtaGACGGACGGACAACacgtgatggcataagctcattgcctgtcggCTTGGATGAGCTAATGATTCAGTATCAATCAACCATTTTCACCATAACTCACACATGTGATCTGTCAACCTGCACAAGAACTGTTTTATTGTTAAAGAAAGCtaatagttttattttatttttccctagaATGCATTTTTGGAGATCTCATGAAGATCAATACGACTGGATCATCTGCGCAAACAGCTTCCCAGGACAACTACACTATAAAAGGTACGTGACTTAACTTTGATTGTACCCATTTCTTATTATGTTTCCCATTTTAAACCTGACATTTAACATATTGTTGCCAAAGGTGTGGAAGCCTCGCATAAAATGGCTGAAGTTGATCTGCAGAGGATGAACCAGTACAAGCCCACCATCATGAAAGTTGCCAGAGCTAAAAAGATGGACCCAGCTGTGATTGCAGGCATTATGTCTAGAGAGACACGGGCTGGATCGTGTGGATCAGGGCTTGTCGATGGCTGGGGGGATCATGGCTATGCCTTTGGGCTTATGCAGGTTTGTTGAGACAACACATGTGTAATGCATTTCTGTGTGGTGAAAGTGACACGCCCAtattaaaatataatctaaagaTGCAAAGGTTTTCTAGTTGTTCTTTCTGTAATTGTATAAGTTTGGGCTGAAATGTATCGTGTTGCACCAAACATTGTTATTGTTCCACGTTAAATGACTAAATGTTGTTCTAATATATGAGATACATAGCAGATGATGCGTGATGTCATTGTCTTTAGGTTGACAAACGTTACCACTGTCCTGCGGGAGAATGGAACAGTGAGGAGCACATCATCCAAGCTACTGATATTTTAATCAATTTCATTAATCAAATTCAACAAAAATTCAAAGACTGGTGCAAGGAGGACCAGTTTAAAGGTATAAACTGACACTTGTGTCACTTCTGTTGCTGTCTTGTGAAAAAGAAGTAAAAAGATCTGTGAATATACATTTAACTTCTGTtgtagtaattaaaaaaaaagtactacaTGCTACAATAATTAAACTGACATTTTAACATCTTAATAGTCAGCCAGTGctgctgattctgattggtcagaaggtgttgattaatttcccatTAAAGCATGGCTCAGATATTAGTTCCAGCTACAAGAGTTCTTAATTTGCTTCTTTGAATTTGTTAGTATGGACTTACATGGTGCTTCACATGCAGTAAATGGATTGAAATGGTGATATTTTCTGTGAGAAGATGTTTgtttagcatttatggaaggagtttcaAGTATTTTGTAAAAGTTGGAATTTAAGCAGTTCCTTTAATATTTCTGACATGGAAAAACCTTCAGAACAGAAGGTTTTGCGATTGCTTGTTTCTCTGTAATATGAGAAGCTATACGTTTTGTCTTGTTAAGCTACGAGAAAAATTTAAGGACTCTAACGATTACAACAGAAGTGATGAGAGAAACTAACTTTTTTTTGCAGACATTCCACAACGATCAGTTTCAGTATGTACAGGCGCATCTCAAAAAAATGAcattattgtgaaaaagttcaatacttTCCGTCAGCTATGTTaaagtgaaaatgaaatatattcTAGACTAATTACAtgaaaactaaaatgtttcaagccttTTCTATTTCAATTTTGATAATTGTGGcctacaatgcaaaaaaaaaagtgagtagAACAGTATAAATagtgtgtatctctcagtctagtcaagtacacgcaaccacaatcatggggaagactgctgacttgacagttatccagaagacaatcaatcaacgccctccacaaggagtgtaagccacagaaggtcattgctgaaaagggtggctggaaaaggtgcacaagcagcaCGGATGACTGCAACttggagaggattgtcaagaaaagtcgattcaagaacttgggagagcttcagaaGCAGTGGATTgatgctggtgtcagtgcatcaagagccactacATACAGAcgccttcaggaaaggggctacaactgtcacgttccttatatcaagccactcctgaaccagagacaatgccagaagcgtcttacctgggctaaggagagaaagaagtggactgttgctcaatggtccaaagtcctcttttcagatgaaagtaaatttcgcATTTCATTGGGAAAtagagtctggaagaagagtggagaggcacagaatccaaggtgtttgaagtccagtgtgaagtttctgcagtctgtgatgacttGGGGAGCCATGTTGTCATCTGCTAGTGTtgatccactgtgttttatccagtccaaagtcaatgcagtgtctaccaggagatttcagagcacttcatgctttcatatgttgacaagctttatggagatgccgatttccttttccagcaggacttagcacctgcccacagtgccaagactaccaccaaatggtttgctgaccatgatattactgtgcttgattggccagccagctcgcctgacctgaaccccagagagaatctttgAGGTtttatcaagaggaagatgagaaacacccgacccaaaaatacagacgagctgaaggtcactatcaaagcaagctgggcttcaataacacctcagcagtgcctcaGGCTGATCATCTCCATGCCATGCTGCACTGATGCAGTATTTCGtgataaaggagccccaaccaagtactgagtgtataaatgaacatacttttcagaagttggacatttctttactgtaaatccttttttgactaatcttaggaaatattctaataatttgagatgctggatttctgattttcatgagctataagccataatcatcaaaattaaaacaaaaaaaggcttgaaatatttcactttgtgtaatgaatatataatatataaaagtttaaattacattttttaaattaaattcccaaaaaaaagaactttttcgtgatattctaattttttgaaatGCACCTGTATAAAGGGATAAAAAATTAGGCTgtgcttgttttaaaaaaaaaaaaaaaaaatttaaatgtaaTCTTTGGCAAATGTGTATGGAATGACAGgaataaaattagaaaataatcaacttcttgTTGTGAACAGTAACTTTTGCACCAGGTTTGGATGCATCACACcactgtcattgattattttcctataacagcatgctttGTCATGTACGTATTGTtccttaggccatccttaaaaaaaatccgtttcctgtccaccgggtgagcaaaaaaattttcagtcgggagggagggatttttttttttttttgatggataagaaatcgcaatgcgggtttttttttctttcagtacttttttattacaa
The Neoarius graeffei isolate fNeoGra1 chromosome 8, fNeoGra1.pri, whole genome shotgun sequence genome window above contains:
- the LOC132890488 gene encoding lysozyme g-like gives rise to the protein MDTCEAGSSATIECIFGDLMKINTTGSSAQTASQDNYTIKGVEASHKMAEVDLQRMNQYKPTIMKVARAKKMDPAVIAGIMSRETRAGSCGSGLVDGWGDHGYAFGLMQVDKRYHCPAGEWNSEEHIIQATDILINFINQIQQKFKDWCKEDQFKGGIAAYNAGPGNVCSHEGMDEKTTGKDYANDVVARAQWFKRNGY